The region GGGAGTGGAATGCCCTGATGATGACGTTAATCCATGAATAAGCTCCGGCTAATTCCGTGCCAGCAGCCGCGGTAATACGGAAGGAGCGAGCGTTGTTCGGAATTATTGGGCGTAAAGGGCGCGTAGGCTGTTGAGCAAGTCTGTAGTCAAATACCTCGGCTTAACTGAGGGAAGGCAATGGAAACTGTTTAACTTGAATTACCTAGAGGAAACTGGAATTTCTAGTGTAGGGGTGGAATCTGTTGATATTAGAAGGAACACCAAAGGCGAAAGCAAGTTTCTGGGGGATAATTGACGCTGAGGCGCGAAAGTGTGGGGAGCAAACAGGATTAGATACCCTGGTAGTCCACACCGTAAACGATGTACACTAGGCATTGGTCTGACATGGATCAGTGCTCAAGCTAACGCGATAAGTGTACCGCCTGGGGAGTATGCCGGCAACGGTGAAACTCAAAGAAATTGACGGGGGCCCGCACAAGCGGTGGAGCATGTTGTTTAATTCGATGATACACGAGGAACCTTACCTGGGTTTGACATATAGTGGGATTCATCAGAGATGGTGGAGTTCTTTCGGGAACCGCTATACAGGTGCTGCATGGCTGTCGTCAGCTCGTGCCGTGAGGTGTTGGGTTAAGTCCCGCAACGAGCGCAACCCCTATCTTTAGTTGCTAACATTAAGTTGAGGACTCTAGAGAGACTGCCAGCGACAAGCTGGAGGAAGGTGGGGATGATGTCAAGTCAGCATGGCCTTTATATCCAGGGCTACAAACGTGCTACAATGGTTGGTACAAAGAGAAGCAAAGCGGTGACGTGGAGCAAACCTCAAAAAGCCAGCCTCGGTTCGGATTGCAGTCTGAAACTCGACTGCATGAAGTTGGAATCGCTAGTAATCGCGCATCAGAATGGCGCGGTGAATACGTTCCCGGGCCTTGTACACACCGCCTGTCAAACCACCCGAATTGGGTCTGCCCGAAGTCGCTAGATTAACCGTAAGGAGGTCGGCGCCGAAGGTGGGACTAGTAAGGGGGGTTAAGTCATAACAAGGTAGCCGTACCGGAAGGTGCGGCTGGATCACCTCCTTTCTAAGAGAAAGGTAATAGTAGATGTAGTACACATCTAAACTTTAAACTAGACCAATGACTTCACTCAAGCGTATCTCTTTCCTTTTCTTTTTATATTTCCCTATATTAAAGGGTTATATTAAAAAGACTCAAAATGAGTCTTTTTTTATTTATAAGCCCTATTTTTTAGAATAAAACTTCTTTTTTAAAATAAATCATGATTAAAATTAAAAAACTACACGGTTAATATGGGTGGCTTTCCCCGCTTCACTCTCAATAAGGACGCCATAGAGAATATTATGCGTACTCTCTTGTATTTCCTCGGCACGTCCAGGAATTTGGGAAATAGCTCTTCGCAGAGATGCCGAAATTTCCCCACCAATGATACTTGGAGTTGCGCCTACCATGCCTAAATCGCTGATGTAGGCAGTTTTTTGGGGTAGAATTTTTTCATCCATCGTGGGCGTATGCGTATGAGTTCCAACCAGTGCAGTAATTTTCCCATCGAAAGCGAGTGCGATAGTCTCTTTTTCACTGACTAACTCGGCATGAAAATCGACAAAAATTGATTCTACATGTTCTTTATGGAAGATTTTTAGGAGTTTTTGCATCGTTTCTATGGGCGCATCAATGATGTGTGGCATAAGTTGTCGGCCTTGTAGATTGACTACGGCGATTTTTTTGTGCTTTTTTTCAAGAATAAGATAACCGCTACCAGGCGATGGCGAAGGGTAGTTGTGTGGGCGTAAAAGGCGAGATTCGTGTTGCCAGTAGTGAGTTAAGAGCGATTCATGTTGCCAAATATGGTTACCACTGGTGATAACATCGACGCCTTGTTGGAGCATGAGATCAGCTTCTTCGGGAAGAATGCCAAATCCTTTATTGGTGTTTTCACCGTTGACGATGATGAGGTCGGGCTGATAGATTTTTTTGAGTTTGGGTAAAGAGAAGAAGAGGTGGCGCAAGCCAGATTGCCCAACAATATCGCCAATCATGAGGGTTTTTAGGGACATAATGTACTCCTTTAGCATTTGTTATAAAGCATAAAAAATCACACGCGATTGGTGTGATTTTTTATTTTGTTGAAAATTATTTGGCGTATTCAATGACGCGCGTCTCTCTCATGAGGGTGATGCGGATGCGTCCGGGGTATTTGAGTTCGTTCTCGATTTGAGTGGCGATCTTTTGCCCCATGACGCGCATTTTTTCATCAGAAATATCCTCGTGATTGACTAAAATGCGTAACTCTCGCCCCGCTTGCACGGCGAAGGCGCGTTCGACGCCTTGATAGCTATTGGCGATCTTCTCGAGTGCTTCAAGTCGTTTGATATAGCCGTCGAGGGTTTCGCGTCTTGCCCCAGGACGCGATGCGGAGATGGCATCGGCAACTTGAATGATGATCGCTTCTGGGGTGCGCGGTTCCACATCGTTATGGTGCGCCATAATAGCATGAACAACGGCTTCTTTTTCGCCTAATTTTTTCATGAGCTCAGCACCGACCTCGGCATGATTACCATCACCATCGGTGTCGACACCTTTACCGACATCGTGGAAGAGACCGGCGCGTTTACAGACTTCACGATTAGCACCTACTTCGGCGGCAATCATGCCAGCAATCTTACTGACTTCTTTGCTGTGGGCAAGTACATTCTGTCCATAGCTAGAGCGGAAGTGCAGGCGACCAAGTACGCGTAAGGTCTCGTTGCTAAGGTTGGTAAGACCCAGCTCAAAGGCGGCTTTATCGCCCTCTTCAAAGATGAGCTGATTGAATTCTTTGGTGATTTTTTGTACAACTTCTTCAATACGCGTGGGGTGAATGCGCCCATCGCTGACTAGACGCTCAATGGCGGCCTTGGCGATGGCTTTACGCACGGGATCGTAGGCGCTAAGCACGAGAACCTCTGGGGTGTCATCGATGATGATATCGACACCGGTGAGCGTCTCTAGGGTGCGAATATTGCGACCTTCTCGCCCGATGATGCGACCTTTCATTTCGTCGTTGGGCAGGCTGACAGCGGTAACGGTAATATCGGAGGTAACCTCGGCGCTAAGGCGCTGGATGGTGGTAACAAGGATGTCGCGCGCTTTCTTTTCGGCGGTCTCCTTGGTCTCTTGCTCGATCTTACCGATGAGGGTTCTGGCATCACGACGCGCCTCATCTTCCATGGCAAGGATGAGTTGCTCTTTGGCCTCTTCGATGGTGAGCCCTGCGACGCGTTCGAGCTCTTGGTGTTGTTGGGTGAGCAGTGCTTCGAGAGCATGCTCTTTCTCTTCTAATTGCTTCTCTTTGTGGGAGAGGCTCTGCAATTTCTTTTCCGTTGCTTGCATTTTTCGATCAAGGTTGTCCTCTTTGCTAAGGAGACGACTTTCAAGACGCTGGAGCTCTTGACGTTGATCGCGTAACTCTTTTTCTTGGGTTTTTCGTTCAGTAACTAATTGACTTTGGGCATCCAAGAGGAGCTCTTTACGTTCGTTTTCGGCTTCCTTCTGGATTTGAGCAATATTTTTGAGGGCTTGTTGTTCGGAGCTTTTGGCTTGCGCCTTAGCGTAGAACCAGCGACTGATCCAACCAATAAAAAATGTGAAAGCAAGGGAAAATACCAATAAAATCATGTTTAACATTTATTGAATCCCCTTTTGACAATCTAACTTAAAATCGCCTTTATTATAGAAGATTCTTTACTCTTTGGTCAAGGGGTGCATCAAAATTTTATAAAAAAGTTGTGAGGAAAAGAGCGAATTATTCCGAAAATAGCTAATTTTTAACTCATCTTTATTTTTTTATCGATAATATATTTGCTTGTATTTATATTTAAAGTGTGCTATAATGAATTCTGTATATGCGATTGTATGATAAAAATTTGAGTTATTGCCTAGCTTAAGACGATACTCAAAAGAAGGATCGTGCAGGCGCTGGGTATGGCTTAGCGGAAGCGTTCAATCTATGTGAGCAGAGGAGATAAGAGATGCGACCAGTATTGGAAGATGGAGCGTTGATTGGAATTATCAACCGTGGTGAGGCGGCGATGCGTTTCATCCGCGCACTAAAAGAGTACAATCTCAAACATAAGACGAATTTTAGCAGTGTTGCTTTCTATATTGACGAAGAAGAGCAGGCGCTCTTTGTGCAAGAGGCCGACTATGCTTATCCTCTATCGAGCTTTAGCCAAGAGCCGGTGGCAGAGAGTGCCTATATTTCGCACGAGCTACTGCTCTACGCTCTCACCAAAAGTGGCTGTAATGCCGTTTGGGCGGGCTGGGGTTTTGTCAGTGAGGATACGATCTTTGTCTCTAAGCTTGAGCAGGCTGATTTGATCTTTTTAGGCCCTTCCTCGGCGAGTATGTCTTCTTTGGGCGATAAAATCAATAGTAAGGCGTTGGCCGTGCATAGTAATGTCGCGGTAACACCTTGGTCAGGGGAGTCGATCACTTCGCTGGAACACGCCAAGGAGTGGGCAGATAAGATTGGTTATCCGGTGATCCTCAAGGCAAGTAATGCGGGGGGGGGGCGTGGCATTCGGTTTGTATGGCAAGCGAGCGATCTTGCTGATGCTTATCATTCGGCACGTGAGGAGACGATTCGTTTTACAGGCACGGATATTCTCTTTATGGAGCGATTGGTAGCCACGGCGCGCCACTTTGAGGTGCAGGCGATTGGCGACTATCACGGGAATGTGAAGACCTTTGGCGTGCGCGACTGTAGTGTGCAACGGCGTAATCAAAAGATTATCGAAGAGACCCCACCTATCAACGTCGACCCTGATGTGCTTTTGGAGATGGAGGCTTCGGCAAAGCGTCTTTTGGAGCAGGCTAAGTATGAGGGCGCAGGCACGGTCGAATTTATTTACGATGTGGAGCGTCAAGCCGCCTACTTTATGGAGGTCAATGCGCGTCTACAGGTGGAGCATCCGATTACCGAGGAGCTCTACCAAATTGATTTAGTGGCAGCGCAAATCGATATCGCCCAAGGCAAGAGCATCGCCCACTATGATCGCACGCCATATGGTCATGTCATGGAGCTTCGTCTTAACGCCGAGGATGCCATGCAAGAATTTAAGCCAGCTCCAGGCTTTGTGCGCTACTTTAAGCCGGCCGCGGGCTTGGGAGTTCGGGTTGATTCAAGCATTGCCACGGGCTCGACGATCTCTTCTAAATTTGATAGTATGGTAGCCAAGATTATCGTGCGTGCAAGCGATCGTTCCGAGGCGATAGCTCGACTCAAGCGCGCCATCGAGGAGACCTTTATCGCGATTAAGGGTGGAACTACGAACCGACTCTTTGCGCTTGAGTTGTTGAATCATCCCAAGGTGATAGCTGGTGGGGTGAGTACACGTTTTGTGGAGGAGTATCTATCGCAACGTACCATTTCGATGGATTATGCGGTGCATGCGCTTTTGGTGGTGGCTGCCGAAACTTATCTCTTGCGTGAGGAGCGTGAGGAGCAGATCTTTGTGCAAGAGGTGCGCTCTTTGGGGCAACCGCGTGATGTTAAGCTCTTTAAGGAGCAATCGATCGTCTTAACCTTGGCGCAACAGCGCTATCAGTTAGAGGTGCGGGCGCTTTGGGCGAATCTCTTTGTGGTTCGTTATAATAATCAGCAGTATCTTTACACCTATCAGCGTGAGGCGCATCAGCGGGCGCTTCTGGGTTTTGCTGGCGATTCCATGACGGTGCAGGTAAGCGCCAGTGGCATGCTTTGGCGTATCGAGTTGGGGCAGAGTTCTTATCTTGTGGATAGTGATAGCTATGGCATGATTGCCGCCGCCTCGCCGGGGGTGGTGCTTTCGCTTGCGGTGGAGGTGGGGAGCCTTGTACGTAGTGGCGATCTTCTGCTTTACATGGAGGCGATGAAGATGGAGATGCCTGTCTATGCCTCGGTGGATGGCGTGGTCAGTAGCATTAAGGTTGACGTGGGTCAGCAGGTGATGGCGGGTGCGATTTTGATGAAGATTGAAGAGCAGTCGCAAGGGGAGGCGCAAACGCAAACCGTTAAGAGCGATATCTTTGCTGGTCTCTTTGGCGAGATGCCTCTGGATGAGCTGGAGGTGCAGGCGCTGATGAGTGGTTATGTTGCTTCACCGAGCATTATTCATGCGGTTACTGCCGAGAGCGAAATTTTGGCCAGCGCGCTTCCTTTTTACGTGATGACGCACCAGCTCTTTTCGCATGAGCCGATAAGTGATAGCAACGCAATTTCGTACCGCGAAGGATTTTTACGCCTCTTGCGTGGGTTGCCGTTAAGCGAGGCTACAGAGGAGTTGCAAGCATTGATGACTTGCTTAGCTAGCCTGTATGGCAAACGCTACCAAAAGCTCGAACGTGCAGAGATTTTGGGGTTGGGCTATCGTCTCTATCAGGCATACGCACGCAAGGCAGAACAGGAGAAAGTGTTACAATATCTCTTTGTGCATGTTAAAGATATTAATCTAAACGATCGCTTTATGGTGGATGATCTGCAGGCGATTGTGAAGATGCACAACTCGCTCTCGGTGGTGGCGCAAGACTTTATCTATCATCACTTTACGACGCAAGAGCTTAAGGCGCTGGCTAGCGATAAGGTGGTGCGTTTTCAGCGCGTTTTTGAGATGATGAGCCAGTACCCTCGGCATAAAGATGAGCTAATGCCTTTGGCAATGAAGTATGGACCAGTGAGCGAGATGGAGCTCTTTGCCCGTATTGATGGCGGGATTTTTGAACACTTGGGCATGGAGATTTTGGCTAATCGACTCTTTTTAGGTCGAGCGATGGTGGTGGGATTTTATCGTCCAAATTATTTCGAATTTACCTACCAAGATTACGACGCGCACGCAGTACGGGCCTCGATGATTGCCTATCAAAGTATGGAGCGTGATGCGCAATTATTGTTGGAGAGTCAAGCCGAACACCTCCTCCTAATCTGCCATGCGCATACGGCACAGTCATTGGCGCAAGTGCTTGAGCACTTAGAGGCAAAGGCATCAACCTCTTTAGTACGTATCACCTTTTTGAGTACAGAAGCTGGAGCCATGGGTTTACGCTATCAGCATTACTATCGAACCCCTGAGGGTTGGCAGATTGACCCGATCTACTTAGATTTTAATCTCTTTCATTTTCATCAGCTACGTCTCTATCGCTTAGCTCCTTTCGCGTTAAAGCACCAAAAGTTGAGCAGTACGATGGGTTTGATTTTGGCGCAGGCGCACGAGCAAGCCAAAGATGAGCGCTTTATTCTTTATATGAGTGTGGAGGCACTTCGGCCGATTATGGGCGAGCGAGTCCATCTTTTGGGCTTGGAAGAGTCGCTTTCGGAGGGAGTTTTTGCATTAAGACAGGCGCAATTGCAACGTAAAAAGCGTCTTTACTGGAATCGTATTCTTATCTTCGTACAACAGCCTATCGATGCACTGATGGAGGAGATTGGGCAGTACAGCCTCGATCTTACCCAAAAATTACTTGATACGGAACTGGGTATTGAGCGTGTTTCGGTGTATATCACGCATCTTAATGGTGAACAAGAAGAGCTGACGCTGACGCCTTCGGGATCGATTCAGCAGATGAGTTTGGTACGACGTGTGCCCAAGACCGAGCCTCTTAAGTTGCAAAATCACTATGATAGTAAGGTGATGCGCGCGCATGCTCGCGGTCTCTTCTATCCATATGAACTGATCAAATTTTTGGAGAATGGGGATTTTGGTCTGCCCAAGGCACGCTTTGTGGAGTATGATCTGGTGGACGATGCTAGTTTTAGGTTGCAAGTGGTGGAGCGTGATATCGCCTTGAACCGTGCGAATGTGGTGGTTGGGTCTATCGAGCAAGAGAGCCAAGGGGTGCTTTATCAACGGATGATGATTCTCTCGGATGCCACGCAAGATATGGGGTCGCTTGCTGAACCAGAGGCGCGTCGGGTGATTGCGGTGTTGGATATGGCCAGTGAGCTGGGCTTGCCGGTGGAGTGGTTACCCTTGAGTTCGGGCGCGAAGATTACGCTAGATTCTGGTACGGAGAATCTGGATTGGACGGCGGCGGTCTTACGGCGCATCATCGAATTTACCCAAGCGGGGGGCGAGATCAATATTATTGTCAGTGGAATCAATGTGGGCGCGCAGTCGTATTGGAATGCCGAAGCCACGATGTTGATGCACACGCGTGGTCTCTTGATTATGACTGATATGGGCAGTATGTTGCTTACGGGTAAGCGTGCGCTGGACTTTGCTGGTGCGGTTTCGGCAAGCGACAACTTAGGGATCGGCGGGGCACAGGCAATCATGTTGCCCAATGGTGAGGCGCAAATCTACGCACCCACGCTCAAAGAGGCCTATCATATTTTGTTACGTCATTATGCGACTTTTTATGCGAAACAA is a window of Entomospira culicis DNA encoding:
- a CDS encoding TIGR00282 family metallophosphoesterase, which codes for MSLKTLMIGDIVGQSGLRHLFFSLPKLKKIYQPDLIIVNGENTNKGFGILPEEADLMLQQGVDVITSGNHIWQHESLLTHYWQHESRLLRPHNYPSPSPGSGYLILEKKHKKIAVVNLQGRQLMPHIIDAPIETMQKLLKIFHKEHVESIFVDFHAELVSEKETIALAFDGKITALVGTHTHTPTMDEKILPQKTAYISDLGMVGATPSIIGGEISASLRRAISQIPGRAEEIQESTHNILYGVLIESEAGKATHINRVVF
- the rny gene encoding ribonuclease Y, with the translated sequence MLNMILLVFSLAFTFFIGWISRWFYAKAQAKSSEQQALKNIAQIQKEAENERKELLLDAQSQLVTERKTQEKELRDQRQELQRLESRLLSKEDNLDRKMQATEKKLQSLSHKEKQLEEKEHALEALLTQQHQELERVAGLTIEEAKEQLILAMEDEARRDARTLIGKIEQETKETAEKKARDILVTTIQRLSAEVTSDITVTAVSLPNDEMKGRIIGREGRNIRTLETLTGVDIIIDDTPEVLVLSAYDPVRKAIAKAAIERLVSDGRIHPTRIEEVVQKITKEFNQLIFEEGDKAAFELGLTNLSNETLRVLGRLHFRSSYGQNVLAHSKEVSKIAGMIAAEVGANREVCKRAGLFHDVGKGVDTDGDGNHAEVGAELMKKLGEKEAVVHAIMAHHNDVEPRTPEAIIIQVADAISASRPGARRETLDGYIKRLEALEKIANSYQGVERAFAVQAGRELRILVNHEDISDEKMRVMGQKIATQIENELKYPGRIRITLMRETRVIEYAK
- a CDS encoding carboxyl transferase domain-containing protein, encoding MRPVLEDGALIGIINRGEAAMRFIRALKEYNLKHKTNFSSVAFYIDEEEQALFVQEADYAYPLSSFSQEPVAESAYISHELLLYALTKSGCNAVWAGWGFVSEDTIFVSKLEQADLIFLGPSSASMSSLGDKINSKALAVHSNVAVTPWSGESITSLEHAKEWADKIGYPVILKASNAGGGRGIRFVWQASDLADAYHSAREETIRFTGTDILFMERLVATARHFEVQAIGDYHGNVKTFGVRDCSVQRRNQKIIEETPPINVDPDVLLEMEASAKRLLEQAKYEGAGTVEFIYDVERQAAYFMEVNARLQVEHPITEELYQIDLVAAQIDIAQGKSIAHYDRTPYGHVMELRLNAEDAMQEFKPAPGFVRYFKPAAGLGVRVDSSIATGSTISSKFDSMVAKIIVRASDRSEAIARLKRAIEETFIAIKGGTTNRLFALELLNHPKVIAGGVSTRFVEEYLSQRTISMDYAVHALLVVAAETYLLREEREEQIFVQEVRSLGQPRDVKLFKEQSIVLTLAQQRYQLEVRALWANLFVVRYNNQQYLYTYQREAHQRALLGFAGDSMTVQVSASGMLWRIELGQSSYLVDSDSYGMIAAASPGVVLSLAVEVGSLVRSGDLLLYMEAMKMEMPVYASVDGVVSSIKVDVGQQVMAGAILMKIEEQSQGEAQTQTVKSDIFAGLFGEMPLDELEVQALMSGYVASPSIIHAVTAESEILASALPFYVMTHQLFSHEPISDSNAISYREGFLRLLRGLPLSEATEELQALMTCLASLYGKRYQKLERAEILGLGYRLYQAYARKAEQEKVLQYLFVHVKDINLNDRFMVDDLQAIVKMHNSLSVVAQDFIYHHFTTQELKALASDKVVRFQRVFEMMSQYPRHKDELMPLAMKYGPVSEMELFARIDGGIFEHLGMEILANRLFLGRAMVVGFYRPNYFEFTYQDYDAHAVRASMIAYQSMERDAQLLLESQAEHLLLICHAHTAQSLAQVLEHLEAKASTSLVRITFLSTEAGAMGLRYQHYYRTPEGWQIDPIYLDFNLFHFHQLRLYRLAPFALKHQKLSSTMGLILAQAHEQAKDERFILYMSVEALRPIMGERVHLLGLEESLSEGVFALRQAQLQRKKRLYWNRILIFVQQPIDALMEEIGQYSLDLTQKLLDTELGIERVSVYITHLNGEQEELTLTPSGSIQQMSLVRRVPKTEPLKLQNHYDSKVMRAHARGLFYPYELIKFLENGDFGLPKARFVEYDLVDDASFRLQVVERDIALNRANVVVGSIEQESQGVLYQRMMILSDATQDMGSLAEPEARRVIAVLDMASELGLPVEWLPLSSGAKITLDSGTENLDWTAAVLRRIIEFTQAGGEINIIVSGINVGAQSYWNAEATMLMHTRGLLIMTDMGSMLLTGKRALDFAGAVSASDNLGIGGAQAIMLPNGEAQIYAPTLKEAYHILLRHYATFYAKQGEKVAKLVSDDPATRDIGLMPYEDAFEAGFQKIDDIFSEDLNGERKKPFSMRQVMRALCDQDSEPLERMAMMANAQGVVVWQSRIGGYACGLIGIESHPQARHGQISGDGPATYSGGTLYPLGSNKLARAVNIFSDRLPLVILANLSGFDGSPESLRLRQLEWGAEIGRAMVNFKGPILFVVTSRYHGGAYVVFSKMLNSQITTYALSGAFASVIGGAPAAAVVFPALVAKRTLADERWQRAHREKQLDSRQMSDLYQEIYLEKQQELAVEFDQTHNIERAKSVGSIDKIIELAGLRPSVVQFLQDFYQK